The DNA sequence TCGCTTAAAGAGGGGAATACAGGGGAGTGATTACCACCCAGCATAAGAGTGATACGCGTTTGATCAGGGGATTTGTTCTGATCGGGAAAAGCGGAAGAGTCCCAGACAATCCCCAGTAAGGGGAGTTTAGCACGCGTAGGGAAAACACAGCCGAAGCCTTCATGCCGTAAGACTTTCTTATCCCAGCCCATGTTAACTACTGCAATGGATGCAGAAGGGAGGAAGATCTCAGGGATAGAGGTTATCTTTCCCAGAACAGGAGAAGGGAGAGTGCTGATAACCATATCGTAAGGTATTATTGTTCCATTACTTAAGGTGATTTTGCTTGCTTGCAGGCGTATTGCCTCCGACTTAAGTAAAATTTCTCCCTTCAGTTGTTCAGCTAAACGCTTAGGTAAAGTTTCCATTCCATGGCGGAAACTGATTAATGAAGAAGGGGATGAAGATTTTTTTTTAAATACTTGCCTTGCGACGCCGCCCATAATAGAGCCGTATTTGTTTTCCCAAGCTTTTAAGAAGGGGAAACAGGATTCGATAGATAATTGGTGAATGTCGCCGCCATAAATGCAGGCAACGAGGGGATTGATCAATCTCTCTGCTACAACGGGAGAATAGCGGCGCGAGATGAACTCATGGACTGACTCATCGTCTCCGTTTCCTTTTTTCCGTGTCCATTCTTTAAGGAAAGTGCCGACAAGATCCCTTGTCAATGGCGATGTGAGCATCTGCAAAATACCGGCAGGGGCTTTGATAAGCTTATCATCATGCCACACGTAACGGTCTTTAGCGGTTGGAGAAGAAGTTATAACCTCATTTTGCAGGCCTAAAAGCTCGATCAGCTTAACTGCGGCGCCGTCATGCGTGTGGCTACGCATGCTTCTAGGACCTTTTTCAAAAAGGAAGTTTTGGTCCTGGACAGTTTGGATCCATCCTCCGAGACGTGCAGATTTCTCAATCAACGTAACGCTGACTTTATTTCCTAGAAAGTGCTCAACGTACCAAGCTGCAGCCAGCCCTGTGATGCCGCCGCCAAGAATTACAACTTTAAGTGCCATAGTGTTTTATCGTATCGACAAGGAGTTTAACATTATTATAGGGGATGCCGTGGTCAAGATTAAAAATGAATCCGGAATGACCTTTCATGAAAGATTGTTTAAACGAGTGGTAGGAGGGCATATAACGCCCTGCCTGGCGCATTAGCCAGACAGGGGGTCTATCTTGATTATTTCCTTGAAGCGCTTTTAACAGCAGGTCCGACATTACAGAATTCTCGCCAGGATCTTTTCTTTGGTGAAGCCAAAGTGTTCTTGTAAAGCACTGTAAGGGGCGGAAGCGCCAAAGTCATTTTGTGCGATGGCGATGCCGTCCAAGCCGATGTACTTATGCCAGCCCTGTTCGACACCTGCTTCGATACTGACACGCTTGCCGATATCTCCGCCCATGATCTCTTGTTTATATTCAGGAGCTTGCAAGTCAAAAATTTCCCAGCAGGGCATAGAGATCACACGTACCTTCTTGCCAACTTTTTCCAGCTCTTTAGCTACATCCAACGCCAGCCATAGTTCTGAACCTGTAGCAAACAAAGTGTAATTCGGTTTGCCGCCATGTTCTTTGTGCACAATGTAAGCGCCCCGGCCTACGCCATTGGCAAAAGCAACTTTAGTCTCTACCAGAGTGGGTAGGTTTTGGCGTGATAGTAATAGGGCTGTAGGGCCGTCATAACGGAGTGCAGCGATCCAAGCTCCCACGACTTCGTGCGCATCCGCAGGACGGATAACTTGAAGGTGGGGGATGGTTCTGAGCGAAGCATAATGTTCTACCGGTTGGTGCGTAGGTCCATCTTCACCGAGGAAAATGGAATCGTGCGTAAACTGGTATATGACCTTATGGCGCATTAAGCTGCACAGGCGGATAGCATTGCGCATATAGTCGGAAAACGTAAGGAAAGTGCCGATGAAAGGGGTAATCATTCCCGTTTCAGCCAGTCCCGTAGCCATACAGGCCATACCAAATTCCCTTACGCCGTATTTAATATTTCTTCCTTCAAAATGTTCCGCAGTGACGATAGGGAAGACTTTCATCATCGTCAAATCCGATCCGGAGAGGTCAGCTGAGCCACCGTAAAGCTGGGGCATAAATGTTCCTAGGACTTCGATCACGGACTGGGAAGCTTTTCTTCCGGCAACAGCTGCAGGCATCTGGATGTTGTTCAGTCTTTCTTCTAAGTCGCTAGGTAGCGTATGGTGGCGCATGGTCTCGAATTGCTTCATCTTATCAGGATTGCCTTTAGCCCACCCCTCAAATACTTTATTCCACTTAGCTTCCAATTCTTTGTCTTGTACAAGCTTGCGTTTGAAGTAATCGTAAACTTCTGAAGGGACATAGAATGCATCTTGCGGAATTCCCAGCGCTTTTTTCGATTCAGCCACTTCTTGCACACCGAGAGGTGCGCCGTGGGCATGGCTGGTTCCTGCTTTATGAGGGGAGCCTTTACCGATAATCGTATGGGCAAGAATTAATGCAGGCCGTTTTTGTTCTACTCTCAGAGCAGAAATTACAGCATGCAGCTGATCCAAGTCGTGGCCGTCGATATCATAAACTTCCCATCCATATGCGGCGTAGCGTAATTTTGTCTCTTCAGATGCCGACTCATGCAAAGGGCCATCTAAGCTGATCTTGTTGGCATCGTAAATAAGGATAAGGTTATTCAAGTTTAAGTGGCCGGCAAGGGAGGATACTTCGGAAGTGACGCCTTCCATCATACAACCATCACCCATCAAGCAGAAGATTTTGCTGTCGAAGAGAGTGGCAGCATTCGAATTAAATTGTGCACCGAGGAGCTT is a window from the Parachlamydiales bacterium genome containing:
- the hemG gene encoding protoporphyrinogen oxidase, which produces MALKVVILGGGITGLAAAWYVEHFLGNKVSVTLIEKSARLGGWIQTVQDQNFLFEKGPRSMRSHTHDGAAVKLIELLGLQNEVITSSPTAKDRYVWHDDKLIKAPAGILQMLTSPLTRDLVGTFLKEWTRKKGNGDDESVHEFISRRYSPVVAERLINPLVACIYGGDIHQLSIESCFPFLKAWENKYGSIMGGVARQVFKKKSSSPSSLISFRHGMETLPKRLAEQLKGEILLKSEAIRLQASKITLSNGTIIPYDMVISTLPSPVLGKITSIPEIFLPSASIAVVNMGWDKKVLRHEGFGCVFPTRAKLPLLGIVWDSSAFPDQNKSPDQTRITLMLGGNHSPVFPSLSDQTIQSSCLELISSHLNISSPPQAIHIGRAFHAIPHYPVGHKENSIQWKKILKDFFPSLWIAGSPFDGVAVPACLSSARNIAFDVSEFAKKTTPI
- a CDS encoding uroporphyrinogen decarboxylase family protein — protein: MSDLLLKALQGNNQDRPPVWLMRQAGRYMPSYHSFKQSFMKGHSGFIFNLDHGIPYNNVKLLVDTIKHYGT
- the tkt gene encoding transketolase translates to MPLTNYPATIPTDDLLKQSPPLEPELKAILQKTANTIRGLAMDAVQKAESGHPGLPMGCAEIGAYLYGYALRHNPKNPDWPDRDRFILSAGHGSMLLYSCLHLAGYDLSLEDIKQFRQWDSKTPGHPESHMTPGVETTTGPLGQGLGNAVGQALGLKLLGAQFNSNAATLFDSKIFCLMGDGCMMEGVTSEVSSLAGHLNLNNLILIYDANKISLDGPLHESASEETKLRYAAYGWEVYDIDGHDLDQLHAVISALRVEQKRPALILAHTIIGKGSPHKAGTSHAHGAPLGVQEVAESKKALGIPQDAFYVPSEVYDYFKRKLVQDKELEAKWNKVFEGWAKGNPDKMKQFETMRHHTLPSDLEERLNNIQMPAAVAGRKASQSVIEVLGTFMPQLYGGSADLSGSDLTMMKVFPIVTAEHFEGRNIKYGVREFGMACMATGLAETGMITPFIGTFLTFSDYMRNAIRLCSLMRHKVIYQFTHDSIFLGEDGPTHQPVEHYASLRTIPHLQVIRPADAHEVVGAWIAALRYDGPTALLLSRQNLPTLVETKVAFANGVGRGAYIVHKEHGGKPNYTLFATGSELWLALDVAKELEKVGKKVRVISMPCWEIFDLQAPEYKQEIMGGDIGKRVSIEAGVEQGWHKYIGLDGIAIAQNDFGASAPYSALQEHFGFTKEKILARIL